Proteins from a single region of Caldisalinibacter kiritimatiensis:
- the panD gene encoding aspartate 1-decarboxylase yields the protein MLVNMFKSKIHRATVTEANLNYVGSITIDKELMNAAGILPGERVQVVNNNNGARLETYVIEGPPGSGVICLNGAAARLVQPGDKVIIIAYCWIEKEKANSFKPDIVFVDDNNKIVDKENVEIHGNVKNY from the coding sequence ATGTTAGTAAATATGTTTAAAAGTAAAATCCATAGAGCCACAGTAACTGAGGCAAACCTTAACTATGTAGGCAGTATAACAATAGATAAGGAATTGATGAATGCTGCAGGCATATTACCAGGAGAGAGGGTACAGGTAGTAAATAATAATAATGGTGCTAGATTAGAAACTTATGTTATAGAGGGGCCACCAGGTAGTGGAGTGATATGCTTAAATGGAGCAGCAGCAAGACTTGTTCAACCAGGAGATAAAGTAATAATTATAGCATATTGTTGGATTGAAAAGGAAAAAGCAAATAGTTTCAAACCTGATATTGTATTTGTAGATGATAATAATAAAATAGTAGATAAAGAAAATGTTGAAATACATGGTAACGTTAAAAATTATTAA